The sequence below is a genomic window from Dioscorea cayenensis subsp. rotundata cultivar TDr96_F1 chromosome 6, TDr96_F1_v2_PseudoChromosome.rev07_lg8_w22 25.fasta, whole genome shotgun sequence.
TACCTGCCACTCTCTAAAAACCATAAATATTAGGCGTTGACCTCAAATTTCTTGTTActcaaaatgaaatttttatgataagAAAATAATGCTAAATATTCATACAAATAGTTAGAAGATAACGTATGAACTTTTCCCATAGCGCAATATTGATAAAGACTAGCaaacaatattttattatgctATAAATCATACTTCAAACCACAAAGCATTGTTTGATTGAAGGCATTTTATTAAGGTCCAAAGATAGGATAAGAATTGGGATTAATCAGAGTGAGAGATAGATCACCAACCACTTTGAATGACAAATTTTGGAAAGACTTAtgattttttatgcatatataatatatccAAAATTGAAAGGAAAGCACTTGGCTTTTTCTATTATACAATGTAGGAAAAAAAGACTCATCCTTTCATGGTTTGTTGTGTGCTATATATTAatcaaatgaataaataaatatttgtttggttGATGTTGGGATGAAAGATTGAAATATAGGTTGGAAATGAAGATTGAAATATAGGTTGGAAATGCCAACAACATTCATGGTTTATTGGCATATGATCTTATGCATGTAAAGTCATGAGTTAAATTTTCTTCACTGTAATAAAATGAGGgtgtgatatattttttaaaaaaactgcaTAGTCCATAACAATGGTTTattcatatttgttaaaataaaaattataaaatttattaaaaaaattttttatcttatttaaataaatgattttatagGAAAAATATGTGATGAATTATTGCAATAATTCACATCAATATGACACTCATTCCAAACTGGAAAGTTACCACCAGCCATCAATCCCTTCTTAGAAGAATCATGAATTTCCAGCCAAAATTTGTTTAAAAGGGGTGGCACTTGATCTTTGCTTTGAGTGTATCtcataataaatcatatatattgaaatttaattatttacttacaTTAAGACTTAggttgattatatatatattataaattttgttttgagtttGGTTTGATTGTTGGAttggaatttaaatttatcaatattattaaataagaagTCAAcatgctataaaaaaaatattaagtttatttaaaataaaaaatatataaataacaacatACAATAATTGGCGATAGAGTTTAGATCATTTAAGCAAGtgatttcaaatttgaatcTTTGTGTATAGAAAAATAACAGTTGAGAAAGATTTACTCCtttatacaatttttaatattttacccATATTATTTTAGAGCATGTGACTCTTAATAAAGCGATGAATCCAggactatatataaaaatatataatgttaaataaaaatatacctaTTTATTCACGACAAGTCCCTAAGtattataaaaacatagaatGCTAGaacttaattttcaaaaaataaaaataaaaactactgTGCTCctagattaaaaatataaaaggatttataaatttttaaaattatataaacaaaattagataaaaaaaaaacttagtttaAACTCTTGGTTAATTTGCCAATGACTTTTTGGTTTATTGGTATCGAGTTCCCTACATAAGGTGTTCGTATTTTTTGAGAAGGCATGTTCAAACTTCAATTCACACAAAGTGAAGGCACAAGTATGTTAAGGTGTTAATTCCGTGTTTGCGGATTCCCCTAACATGGTTTGcctatatttgtaaaataaaaatatttttttatcaatttaaatttgGTTAAATCGGTCTGACTTTGGACTGAAACTTTAACGATTAAATTTTACTCATGTACCACAAACTAATTAAAGTGATTGATCAAATCaatcaaagatgaaaaagagatataaataaaaaaaaataaaaggtccTACAAGGATCAACTTGGGTTTGATAAATGGGTCCAAAATTTGAGGACCCATAAGAGACCCAATTCTCAATGAAAAAGGGATTGAAATCATACAACAATGTATAAAGATGAATGAAAGAAGGTTTGCTTAGCttaaaaaagagaagataagGAAAGAAAGACATCCTTGAGAAGGAGAACAAGGAGGAGTTGAAGTGAAGAGGATATGAAAAGAGATAATACATTGAaccctttccttttcttttgagTTGCATGCCATGATTGCAAAGTTGTacattagggttagggtttggagtaTAAGAGAGGACAAGTGACAAGTGAGTCCACTCAATAATTGTAGCAAGAGCTCAAAGATATATCTTTGCCATTGCATTGAGACTCCATGATATACATCTCATCCAATTCTTCATGTTTTCCTCACATTATTTCACTATTCTTATCTCAAAtcttacttttattatttatttatttatttatttatttatttgaagataatgattttgaaattttctttgttgGAATCGGTCAAgtcttttggatttttttttattgtccaaactttttctttttaactttattgatcggaatatttttttaatttatttgatctagtaaaaaaagtttattttaccATATGTGAtctaaaaaaagtaatattgcaatatttatttattttctataaaactttcatgtattttttctGATTTCCTGtgattatgaatttttaaaatggaatttgaaatttgattttgttagaCCAACATGATGAATAATTCCTcacaaaggatttttttttttttaatcaatgctTTGTTACTGTAGTGTGATGCTGTCTTGTagtttcttaaatttttattttcttttagttgaATTCTcatggtttttatatatataacacggtttctttttttatcacttcGTTACTAATGTAAAAATCATCTTATCAAACAACTAACTTTATTTAAAGAACAAAACCAAATGATATAAAAACTCCAAAATGAGAACTATTAGATGGTCTCCTCAATGATCCCTGAAAAGCACccttcaaatgaaataaaaaattcttataacctcaaaaccctaaatatctctatatatatatacttagaaCAAACTagtgctttttatttttcaaacacaaCATTACATAACTTAAGTTCCACATTCCAATGATTCATTGTGGCAACATGACAAACCAAAAAGCAGAGTCCAATGCTCTTTTGGCAACCCCTATGACAACACACACCCACAAAGAGGATCTATTCTTTGAGACATAGAGAGAGAAATGAAATGGCCCCTTGATTGgatgtcttctttctctctttatctctctctttatctctctctgtctctctgtctctctcccTCCCTCTCCCTCTATCTCTTTCTTATAAGTTTTATAACATCCAATGAATAAATAGAAAGGTATGGTTGATTGAATGGTGTCTCTTTTGGAGGGCTTTTGGCCCTTAGcaaacacaaaaacaagaacCACAAGAAACTTTGGAAGAAGTTTTGAACTTTTGTTTTGTAACTCAATATTGATGTTCCCTTTTTGATCATTTTGTATATGTTCTCCAAATTAAAAGAGTGTCAATATTTAATGaaagtgcatgcatgcatagcCTTTGCTTTTTTTAACTTGAACTATTTGATGCTAGCTAGCTTTTGGTCCTCCATCATGTGTCAGCTTGGTTGGCATTTGTTTGGCTCTATTCCATGGACCCAATTAACCCAACTTCTTCTTGTGACTAATGACTATGACCACCACAGGGGACCATATGCCATTTGTCATATATGCTTTTACATGTACATTTATCAACATTTGGAGGTATCTCTGGAGGAGTAGTAGTACTAGGGTTCTTGTTTCATGTCTATCTTCTTGTTTTGTGGTAGATATTAGGGTTTGTGaatgtggttttattgaagtttaaaataataaaataaaaataaataagtaaataatgaaATCTGTTATAATTTATTACTCCAAACTCCACACTTTTTCCTAGGTACAAtgaatatatacacacatatggTACACATATGGTAAAAAGGATTTTTAGTTTAGTGGCATCGGTCCAGTAACTGTGAAAAGCATGACTTGTGAGAAGCATGACTCGAATTCAAAGTACACTAGATGCAGTGTTACCAAAAATTTTTCAGGTGATGTGGGCGTGAGCTTGCCACCTGCTCCCACATTGGTCGGATGAAAGCACATGGGCTAGCCCATATATCTGGCTCTTGCTCACACCTTTTTACTCTACATGCTTGTCgcatttagttaaaaaaaattatacacataattaaatagatgaaatcaaaaacatttttttttttcaatgatactaaataataatataaagtcTAAACAAAAGCGGCAGTAATGCATATATAGTTagaaattaattgatattatttCTGACATGTTTTAGTGATGAattcgatttttttttctctctaattttgACGTTGACTTAATTTATTAAGTTGAAAATTTAGTATATCACTAAACAAGATTTACAAacaatcataaattttaaaaatatgaaaattctataaaataaaagtatgtaTTATAATCTATGTTTGATCTcctctctttatttttaatcagtACATTAGATTGATTCTTAACTTAATAGCATAAACAAACATCACTTATTGTGGActtatcttaaattttttaaaattagaacattgattatatatatatatatatatatatatttgttctatgctttttaatttggtttaatcaaatgcattttaaaaatttatttcatcaaaTATGTAatgcagaaaaaaataaagaaaaaaccaaCACAGCAAAAAAAGGCCCTGCAAAATTGACCAAATAAAAAGCTAAATATAACAGGAATATTGAACTCTTAATTAGCAAGCTTTTACAAACTTTTTACATCAACTTAATCATGCAAACATGCAACATTTATgatataatttaattagtttaatatattatgagatTCTTATATCATGTAATGCCAAGCTCTCACAAactcatgatatatatatatatatatatatatatatatatatatatattgatgaattCAACTTGTTTTCTCTGGATTGAATCTTTTCTTCTTAGCAATTTGATCAATGGGAACAATGCAATGGTTTCCTGAACGCAGAGTGCTTGCCCAATCAACATGCTTGTTTACACAAACCTTCTTTCCTTGCTTAActtgtgattttattgatgtTTGAGTTCTAGTTTTGTTATTCTCATTTATCTCAATCTTGTACTCTTCTCCTTCCATTCTAATGCTTATTACTCTCACCTCCATGACCTTCTCTTTGcttgattgttctcctcttttggCATATGTTCATCCTAGCCATCTTGTGCCGATACAATCCTCGAAGCCGAAAAGCAAGATGACCAAGTTCTTGTTTGATCTCCTCCTCCAATTCATTCTCTATTTCGATCTCGATCTCTTTTCGTAGTGCTAATTCCTCTTCAGATAAAATATTATCACTGAACTTGTTCTTCTCTTCACCAAACTATATAATCAAACATTTTTAAGATGAGAGTCCAAAAGAGATAGAAAATTAAATGTTATATATGttctagctatatatatatatatatatatatatatatatatatatatatatatatatatatatatatatatattgttaccAAATAATATCCATGATGAGCTTCGCTATTTCTCCTATTGGTTTGATCTTCAAAACCTAACAAAGAAATCAAGTTCCAAGTGAGTCATGATCAAACACAGAAACATAAAACAATTAATGAAGATTAATAGAAAGCAAAGAGACAAGAATTTCATACATTGCTCTAAGTCTTCCATGGTTTGTGATCTCTTTGCATGGAGTGATCATGCTCATGGAGCTTTTTATAGTAATTTGGTTGAGTGGGTTTTAGTGAGTGCAAGTGTTACATGAGAGCTTTGCTTTACTAGTGTTATTCCAAAGTCGGGCgccaaaactctaattctaatGATAATATGCAAGTGTGTATATACTGTTGTGTTGATGTAGATATGTGTGCTTTGCTTTGAAGGGATAAAGACATGGGTTTGGTTCAACTTGAAGTTCATTCAATCTTGGAAGAATATATATACCTACCTCTTCTCGAAAATTTATTGGttatatgtaataattaatttaaaaaaaatatagagaattaatttgtattaataattaatgaaagtGCAAGGCTGTGCTCCACCATCCCTCACATGCACAAAGTGAAAAGCAAGTGcacttataaaaaaagaaatgccaTCATCTGCAGTcttctttatttgattattatggTTATTATTAAGGAGTATTAAACACCATTAATTACCTGTAAATCTTCAGTAGCTTTgtttaaagtggataaatttctaattcattagaaaataaaaacaaaaaaacaaaaacaataaaaaacaaataaactaaaaaaaataatggcaaAAAAACAGTAATATAAAGACTAGTTGCCGATCATCAGTAGCAATGTACTTCTTAAACCAActgacaaaaaaagaaatttcagaAGTTGAAAAACTGTTGCATCTAATTGAGTCAACAAAATCCACTGTATGTAACAAATTACCTACTCAAGCTGTCTTGGTAAAGTACCTCTGTCCTCATTGGCTCAATCTTCAGTTTTTTCATACAAATTAAAAGATTTCATTTATagaagtattaaaaaaaaaaaatcttcaataaaACCATGGCTGCATGTTTACTGGTTATTAAATCTGTACATGTACATATCAATCATATTTCAGTTTCTCATTTCTGAGAGATCAAGAGATCCTACATGCATGGTTTGGTATCCAAAAACATAGAAATTGATATACTTAAAATccaattatataataattaactatCAACAAGCACAAGCATAAGATGGTGTGATCTTTGCTTGATTCTTTGCTAGCTTTTGCTCCTTCATTTCATTGAGAACAGAAGCAGTCCAAGCAGAGAAGAATGACTCATTATACCCAATCTGCTTATCTTTATAGAAAGGAAAGCACCGAGAAGGATTACTCTCCGGGCACCGCTCGCCGTTAGGATCATTCCATTGGCCCGGTGTGATTTATACCCGATGACTCGGCAATCCATCGGAATACATACTGTCCAACTCCGGCCAACTCCTTCCATCCTTTCGGAAAAAATTCCATTACACTGCTATTCTTATCCATGAAAATCATATTTGTGAGT
It includes:
- the LOC120263652 gene encoding uncharacterized protein LOC120263652, which codes for MEDLEQCFEDQTNRRNSEAHHGYYLFGEEKNKFSDNILSEEELALRKEIEIEIENELEEEIKQELGHLAFRLRGLYRHKMARMNICQKRRTIKQREGHGGESNKH